Sequence from the Natronomonas marina genome:
GTGGTCCTCGATTCGGTCGCGCTCCGCCGGCGTCGCCTCCTCGTGCCACAGCGGAAGACAGGCCATCGCGTCGACGCGACTCGTCAGGCGGTAGACGGCCATGCGCTCGCGGACCGACTCCTCGAAGGCCCACCCCTCGCGAGCGTCGGCGTAGGCGGTCCGGAACTGCTCGCGGAGCGCCGCGACCACGTCGTCGTCCTCGGTGACGGGGTCGAACAGGTGGGACTCGACCTTGGCGAGGTTGTAGGCGGGCGGCGCCGCGGTGAGGTTCGCCCAGTCCAGCACCGCGCGGGTCTCGCCCGTCTCCGGGTCGACGAGGAGGTTCCCGTAGCGGTAGTCCCAGTGGCAGTAGGTCGGCGGCGCCGGGTCCGGGAGCGCCGGCAGCGTCTCCCGGCAGTACGCCCGGAGGTCCGGCACGAGGTCGGCGAACCGCTCTCTGTCGTCGGCCTTCTCGGGGAACCACCCGCCGTCGAGGAGTTCGTCCAGCGTCTCCTCGCGGCCCTCCAGCAGCCACGCGTGGAAGTCGTCGGCGCGGGGGTGGTCGTCGGTGTCCAGCACCGCGAGGTCGCCGTCTTCGACGCCGACGTTCCCGGCCGCCGGCAGCGGTCCGAGGTCGTGGAGTGCGGCGAGGTTGCGCCCCGCTTCCCCGACGACCCGCTCGCGGGCCGCCGTCGGCAGGTCGTCGACCCGGTTCTCGAAGTTCTCGCCGTCGACGCGCTCCATCAGGTAGAACGGTGACGGGTGGTCGGGGTGGTCGTCCCGGTAGCCGTACACCGCCGGGACCGGAACCGTCGTCTCCCGGCCCACGAGTTCGAGCAGGCGGGGTTCGGCGCGGGCGATTTCGGGGTCGACGAAGTCGGCGGTGGTCGCCTTCAGGACGGCCTCGCGGTCGCCGTCTGGCGCCCGCACGTCGAGGAACGCGACGAAGTCGGTGCCGTACTCGCAGCGGTCGACGCCCCGGACCGTCCACGCCGGCCGGAGCGCGGCGACCATCTCTCGGACCTCGTCGTCGGCGACCTGCCCGTCCATACCTTCGTGCTGGTGCCGACGGGGAGAAGTCTTGTGCTGGCGTGTGAGGCGCTGCCGCGGTCCTGGGCGTCCTCAGTCGTCGGGGTCGGCGACCCACTTGTCGGAGTAGGTCGTCCCGCAGGCGCAGGCGGCGTAGCCGTGAATCACGTCGCCCTCGGCGTAGAGACCGCCGACGGCCTCGTTTTGCGCCTCGGCGAACGCGAAGACGAACTTGACGTAGTGGTCGTCGCCGTCGCCGTCCGGGCAGGTCCCGCCGGTGCAGTCGTCGTCGACGTCGCCGTCCGTCTCCATGGCCATGCCGGCGAAGTCCATCGCGTCGAGGCCGGTCGCGCTCTCGAAGGCGGCCTTGCCGTCCTCGCCGGGCAACACGAGGACGACGCCGTCCTCGACGCGGGTCCCGATGTCCAGCAGGTCCTCGACGGAGCCGACGCCCTCCTCGTGGAGATAGACGAGGATGTCGTCGGGCCGGTCGCCGGCGAGAAAGGAGTCGTACAGCGCCCCGGCGCCGCTCATCCGTCGAGGTCCTCCGCGATGGACGCGAGGTCGTCGTCCGGCGACTCGACGACCCGGTAGACGGCGCTGTCGCCGGGCGCCCGGAGGCCGTACTGTTCGCCCTCGACGACGACGTCGAGCAGGGCGGTGCGGCCGGTTTCGAGTCCCTGGTCGTCGACCCACGCGGCGAGGTGGTTCTCGCCGTCCCGCTCGCGGGCCATCCGGGGGTTGTCGTAGAGGCCGCGGAGTTCGACCTCGCCGCCGAAGTCGGTCTCGACGGGGGCGTGGTAGGGCCCGCCGTCGGCGTCGACCCGGACGACGCCCTCCGGAATCGTCCCGTCGGGGACGCGGAGTCGGGGGCGGTCCAGGGCGCCGCTCTCGACGATGGTGCCACGGACGGTCTCGACGCCGTCGGAGGAGACGCTGGGCATGAAGGAACTGGAAGGGAACGCGATTACTCGTCCTCGTCGCCGCCGAGGAGGTCCTCGACGGACTCGTCGCCGCGGGAGACGATCCTGGCGTTTATCTGCCGCGTCTCGTCGGAGATTTCGGCGCCGCGGACGGTGACGCGCTTTCGCTCGCCGTCGACGGTCGGGTCGAAGCCGACGCCGCCCTCCAGCAGGATGGCCGCCGTCCCCGTCCCGGAGACGTCCTCGCGCATCGGTCGGCCGGCGGTGTCCGAACCGCCGGTGATCTCGAGTTCGTAGCCGGTGAGGTCGACGGCGTTGCCGTCGACCGTCTCCCCGATGGAGCGGCCGATGAATCGGTTGGCGTCCTGTCCGTCCACCTCGAAGGCGTGCGTGATGCCCTCGTCGGGGTCACCGACGACGACCTGGAAGTCTGCCATACGGGGGGAAACTGGACGCGTCGGCAAAAGGGTATTGAAACCGCACGCGCCCCTATCCGGCGATCCGGTGGGCTCAGTAGGCGCTCATGTCGGTCAGTTCCTTGCCGACGATGAGCTTCTGGATTTCGGTGGTCCCGTCGGGGATGGTCATGACGCTGGCGTCGCGGTAGTACCGTTCGAGGCGGTTCTCGGTCTTCAGCCCCTCGCCGCCGTGGACCTGCAGGGCGTTGTAGGTC
This genomic interval carries:
- a CDS encoding 30S ribosomal protein S6e — translated: MADFQVVVGDPDEGITHAFEVDGQDANRFIGRSIGETVDGNAVDLTGYELEITGGSDTAGRPMREDVSGTGTAAILLEGGVGFDPTVDGERKRVTVRGAEISDETRQINARIVSRGDESVEDLLGGDEDE
- a CDS encoding DUF7112 family protein produces the protein MPSVSSDGVETVRGTIVESGALDRPRLRVPDGTIPEGVVRVDADGGPYHAPVETDFGGEVELRGLYDNPRMARERDGENHLAAWVDDQGLETGRTALLDVVVEGEQYGLRAPGDSAVYRVVESPDDDLASIAEDLDG
- a CDS encoding DUF5807 family protein, giving the protein MSGAGALYDSFLAGDRPDDILVYLHEEGVGSVEDLLDIGTRVEDGVVLVLPGEDGKAAFESATGLDAMDFAGMAMETDGDVDDDCTGGTCPDGDGDDHYVKFVFAFAEAQNEAVGGLYAEGDVIHGYAACACGTTYSDKWVADPDD
- a CDS encoding phosphotransferase family protein; the encoded protein is MDGQVADDEVREMVAALRPAWTVRGVDRCEYGTDFVAFLDVRAPDGDREAVLKATTADFVDPEIARAEPRLLELVGRETTVPVPAVYGYRDDHPDHPSPFYLMERVDGENFENRVDDLPTAARERVVGEAGRNLAALHDLGPLPAAGNVGVEDGDLAVLDTDDHPRADDFHAWLLEGREETLDELLDGGWFPEKADDRERFADLVPDLRAYCRETLPALPDPAPPTYCHWDYRYGNLLVDPETGETRAVLDWANLTAAPPAYNLAKVESHLFDPVTEDDDVVAALREQFRTAYADAREGWAFEESVRERMAVYRLTSRVDAMACLPLWHEEATPAERDRIEDHHRTFLADYLED